In Helicobacter ganmani, a single genomic region encodes these proteins:
- a CDS encoding diguanylate cyclase: MQNAQIIAREALKALLKEGKEPTPEFYAEAFYAQAKKLGSNVGEIDFSTEKILEMLDKEVRESLFNRKFKNKNELITSLVQSIHHLFFYKRNFYTQLEILKLLLRLLTTHPHKEISMLAKGQLLEIDKLNAQSMQIWRERWAEQMKGIVELDFIDLAKGLEVLSGFKIQNSSFCHWQEEARKCLKKNTNKETKIKLLHKLEKILKEQFSKLEQNQVAKKSPKHHQTTTSTHQPKHKSVPLKYNDIYSLPIDSMTTLVSKEGMQEVLDFAESQFQNNQKNYSVIVFGIAAYEKVKEHFGLEAAKRVMATLGRLLKRYSNESDLIAYYGEEEFLACLLERSKEEAIEFIRNLDSIVSQSIFMFQQTRINISLSAQVSHRVESESLENMLKVSLEEFSKHKDSKGIINYES; this comes from the coding sequence ATGCAAAATGCTCAAATAATTGCTAGAGAAGCATTGAAAGCATTGTTGAAAGAGGGCAAAGAGCCTACACCAGAATTTTATGCAGAAGCCTTTTATGCTCAAGCAAAAAAATTAGGCAGCAATGTAGGAGAAATAGACTTTAGCACAGAAAAAATCCTTGAAATGTTAGATAAGGAAGTAAGAGAGAGTTTATTTAATCGGAAATTTAAAAATAAAAATGAATTAATTACTTCTTTGGTGCAATCTATCCATCATCTGTTTTTTTATAAGAGAAATTTTTATACTCAATTAGAGATTCTAAAGTTGCTTTTGCGTTTGCTCACGACGCATCCACATAAGGAAATTAGTATGCTTGCCAAAGGACAATTATTGGAAATTGATAAACTCAATGCACAATCTATGCAAATATGGCGTGAGCGTTGGGCGGAACAGATGAAAGGAATCGTAGAATTGGATTTCATAGATTTGGCTAAAGGTTTAGAAGTTTTGAGTGGGTTTAAGATTCAAAATTCTTCGTTTTGTCATTGGCAAGAGGAAGCGCGCAAATGTTTGAAAAAGAATACAAATAAAGAAACCAAGATAAAGCTCTTGCATAAATTAGAAAAAATTTTGAAAGAACAATTTTCCAAGTTAGAGCAAAATCAAGTTGCAAAAAAATCACCAAAACATCATCAAACCACAACTTCTACACATCAGCCAAAGCACAAATCCGTTCCTTTGAAATATAATGACATTTATTCTTTGCCGATTGATTCAATGACAACACTTGTAAGCAAAGAGGGAATGCAAGAAGTATTGGATTTTGCGGAATCGCAATTTCAAAACAATCAAAAAAATTATTCTGTGATTGTTTTTGGGATTGCAGCTTATGAAAAGGTTAAGGAACATTTCGGATTAGAAGCCGCCAAACGCGTTATGGCAACTTTGGGGAGATTACTCAAACGATACAGCAATGAAAGTGATTTGATAGCATATTATGGTGAGGAAGAGTTTTTGGCTTGTTTGCTAGAACGTTCCAAAGAGGAGGCAATAGAATTTATCCGCAATTTAGATTCCATAGTGAGCCAAAGTATTTTTATGTTTCAGCAAACGCGCATTAATATTTCTCTAAGCGCACAAGTCTCGCATAGGGTAGAATCTGAAAGTTTAGAAAATATGTTAAAAGTAAGTTTGGAGGAATTTAGCAAACACAAAGACTCAAAAGGAATTATTAATTATGAATCTTAA
- a CDS encoding TIGR00282 family metallophosphoesterase, protein MRFGMIGDIVGKIGRKQVAHYLPQAKEEFALDFVVANGENASHGFGLSISCVQELQEVGVNVFTGGNHIWDKKDIFPLLALKNSNVLRPHNYPQDVVGSGIYRGKIRNESFAILNLMGHFGMPQCDNAFLCARGAVESLHQEGIFNILLDFHAEATSEKRAMFMMLKGQISAICGTHTHIGTDDLEIFSGTFGVSDVGMCGARESVIGMDAKEPIERFLSGLPNRLNVPEGNGIPSIFQMIVCEIAQGQCVQAFKLKAVDGGKLQKTLSADKE, encoded by the coding sequence ATGCGATTTGGAATGATTGGAGATATTGTTGGTAAGATTGGCAGGAAACAAGTGGCGCATTATTTGCCTCAAGCAAAAGAGGAATTTGCACTAGATTTTGTTGTGGCAAATGGGGAGAATGCAAGCCACGGATTTGGACTTAGCATTTCTTGTGTGCAGGAGCTTCAAGAAGTAGGCGTCAATGTTTTTACAGGAGGGAATCATATTTGGGACAAAAAGGATATTTTTCCTCTTTTGGCATTGAAAAATTCTAATGTCTTGCGCCCGCATAACTATCCGCAAGATGTGGTGGGAAGCGGAATCTATCGTGGGAAAATCAGAAATGAATCTTTTGCGATTCTTAATCTAATGGGACATTTTGGTATGCCACAATGTGATAATGCATTCCTTTGCGCTAGAGGTGCGGTGGAATCGTTACACCAAGAGGGGATTTTTAATATTCTTTTGGATTTTCACGCAGAAGCAACAAGTGAGAAACGCGCAATGTTTATGATGTTAAAAGGGCAAATTAGCGCGATTTGCGGCACACATACGCATATTGGTACAGATGATTTGGAGATTTTTAGCGGGACATTTGGCGTAAGTGATGTTGGAATGTGTGGTGCAAGAGAAAGCGTGATTGGAATGGACGCAAAAGAACCGATTGAGAGATTTTTGAGTGGTTTGCCCAATCGTCTAAATGTGCCAGAGGGGAATGGAATCCCGAGTATTTTTCAGATGATTGTATGTGAGATTGCGCAGGGACAATGTGTGCAAGCCTTTAAGCTTAAGGCGGTAGATGGTGGAAAACTACAAAAGACCTTGAGCGCGGATAAGGAATAG
- a CDS encoding M23 family metallopeptidase encodes MKNRFVVTITDVNGSKQYNIHQYMKQIMLYIILLVVVIFFFSFISIRLLLKEVEQIEIKRDLMQQEYLKINEKNEQLRALVDEKTEELVKVSDRIEDLEGIVGLSDQIIEAPQDLSLIERVDLARITGAQKAFVMQLIPNGVPLRGSYRITSEWGARVNPVLQRTQPHNGIDFGIPVGTPIYAPADGVADFTNNGYNGGYGIMVKLEHSFGFKTFYAHLSKIVVNKGDFVQRGQLIAYSGNSGRSTGPHLHYEIRYLSRDLNPRPFIEWTMRDYTQIFEKEKNIKWQSLLTMINKLVEIQATPALSHKEQK; translated from the coding sequence GTGAAGAATCGCTTTGTTGTTACTATTACCGATGTAAATGGTTCTAAACAATATAATATTCACCAATATATGAAGCAAATTATGTTGTATATCATCTTGCTTGTTGTTGTGATATTTTTCTTTAGTTTTATCTCTATTCGCCTGCTTTTAAAAGAAGTGGAACAGATTGAAATAAAACGTGATTTAATGCAGCAAGAATATTTGAAAATCAACGAAAAAAATGAGCAATTACGCGCTTTGGTAGATGAAAAAACAGAAGAATTAGTAAAAGTTTCTGATAGAATTGAGGATTTAGAAGGAATCGTAGGCTTAAGTGACCAGATTATTGAAGCACCACAAGATTTAAGTTTGATTGAACGCGTGGATTTAGCAAGAATAACAGGCGCACAAAAGGCATTTGTAATGCAATTAATCCCTAATGGTGTTCCTCTACGTGGAAGTTATCGTATCACTTCTGAATGGGGAGCACGCGTGAATCCTGTCTTACAGCGCACCCAACCTCATAATGGTATTGACTTTGGAATTCCCGTTGGGACACCGATTTATGCGCCCGCAGATGGTGTGGCAGATTTTACCAATAATGGTTATAATGGTGGTTATGGAATTATGGTAAAATTAGAACATTCTTTTGGATTCAAAACATTTTATGCTCATTTGAGCAAAATTGTTGTGAATAAGGGAGATTTTGTGCAACGCGGGCAACTCATCGCATATTCTGGGAATAGTGGTAGAAGCACCGGACCGCATTTGCACTATGAAATTCGCTATTTAAGTCGCGACCTTAATCCGCGCCCATTTATAGAATGGACGATGCGGGATTATACGCAAATTTTTGAAAAGGAGAAAAACATAAAATGGCAATCTTTGCTAACAATGATAAACAAATTAGTGGAAATTCAGGCAACACCAGCATTATCGCACAAGGAACAAAAATAA
- the mfd gene encoding transcription-repair coupling factor, whose product MAVSQSSVYAYLKGFKKEFDSHFKNGLIIISEERQSALNASDVARFLGINTFVLPDFRAKFGEDLRSFQEELSEIFVVLREFYSCKSPKILFSPLSTLLYPLPNTESLQSIELKVGSTLSLKDFKETLFYLGYEFVDLVELSGEVSIRGEIIDVFSSQPCRIILFGDEIESIRTFDVQSQLCSKEELETLAIPPAFFNLNAESHTILQNIILEQQTSFLDIEKSSSLASFGFWYLDKINAAQDFLQTYPFIVLPNVKEFAKEILEFQEYNEQSVQRILKSKEIPKSEEYQDFDYHFNTLKNFLEFHKNKQITIIAKTESQVRQAGITLADTHFKILLNLDISVNILGKDELILSLNSPQKQKKHLKAKIFLDELNIGDYVVHCDYGVAIFNGIVQANIFGATRDFIELRYLGEDKLLLPVENLERIDRYVADSGGIPLLDRLGKGSFAKLKEKVREKLFIIANAIIALAAKRELLDGVVFDTAKEEILIFQNQSGFHYTEDQTQAITEIFKDLSSGRVMDRLLSGDVGFGKTEVAMNAMFAAFLSGYQSAIIAPTTLLTYQHFNTLQERFAPFGLKLARLDRYVSAKDKKNILASLKKGDLNAVVGTHALFNVEFKNLALIIIDEEHKFGVKQKEKIKELSQNIHLLSMSATPIPRTLNMALSRIKGLSELKTPPSERQATRTFVKAYDEILLKEVILREIRRGGQIFYIHNNIATMAQKKEELLSILPQLKLAILHSQIPSSQAEDIVLDFAKGAYHLLLCTSIVESGIHLPNANTILVDGADCFGIADLHQLRGRVGRSNKGGFCYLLVEDFESITADAKKRLLALEKNSFLGSGGALAYHDLEIRGGGNLVGEAQSGHIKNIGYSLYLRLLEEAIFTLSGDVQQKQNPIDVKLSVTAFLNPELIESERLRLEIYRRLSKSEDENAVFLIEGEIEERFGRLDVYTRQFLDLIRIKIIARNCGISSILNYQQNISFVDLKGEKLMIKAASKDEDDLLTAVFTHLESLKSKQLQNKSKES is encoded by the coding sequence ATGGCGGTGAGTCAAAGTAGTGTTTATGCGTATCTGAAAGGTTTTAAGAAAGAATTTGATTCCCATTTTAAAAATGGTTTAATTATCATAAGTGAAGAGAGGCAAAGTGCGCTAAATGCTAGCGATGTCGCACGATTTTTAGGAATTAACACTTTTGTGTTACCGGATTTTCGCGCTAAATTTGGTGAAGATTTGCGCAGTTTCCAAGAAGAGTTAAGTGAAATCTTTGTTGTGTTAAGAGAGTTTTATTCTTGCAAAAGCCCAAAGATTCTCTTTAGCCCTCTTTCTACTTTATTGTATCCGTTACCCAATACGGAATCCCTCCAAAGCATTGAATTAAAAGTCGGTTCTACTCTTTCTTTAAAGGATTTCAAAGAAACTTTATTTTACTTAGGCTATGAGTTTGTGGATTTGGTAGAGCTTAGTGGTGAAGTCTCTATTAGAGGAGAGATTATTGATGTATTTAGCTCACAACCTTGTCGCATAATACTTTTTGGCGATGAGATAGAGAGTATTCGCACATTTGATGTTCAAAGCCAACTTTGTTCCAAAGAAGAATTAGAAACACTCGCGATTCCACCCGCATTTTTTAACCTCAATGCCGAATCTCATACAATTTTACAAAATATCATCTTAGAACAACAAACTTCTTTTTTGGATATTGAAAAAAGTAGCAGTTTAGCTAGTTTTGGGTTTTGGTATTTGGATAAAATTAACGCTGCGCAAGATTTTTTGCAAACTTACCCATTTATTGTATTGCCAAATGTTAAGGAATTTGCGAAAGAAATTTTAGAATTTCAAGAATACAATGAACAAAGTGTGCAAAGAATCTTAAAGAGCAAAGAAATCCCAAAAAGTGAAGAATATCAGGATTTTGATTATCATTTCAATACTTTAAAAAACTTTTTGGAGTTTCACAAAAATAAACAAATTACTATTATTGCAAAGACGGAATCTCAAGTGCGTCAAGCAGGAATTACATTGGCGGACACACATTTTAAGATTCTGTTAAATTTGGATATTTCAGTCAATATTTTGGGAAAAGATGAGCTTATTTTATCTCTTAATTCTCCTCAGAAACAAAAAAAACACCTTAAGGCTAAAATCTTTTTAGATGAGTTAAATATTGGTGATTATGTTGTGCATTGCGATTATGGGGTGGCAATTTTTAATGGAATCGTGCAGGCAAATATCTTTGGAGCGACGCGTGATTTCATTGAGTTGCGCTATTTAGGTGAAGACAAACTACTTTTGCCTGTTGAAAATTTAGAAAGAATTGACCGCTATGTGGCAGATAGTGGAGGGATTCCATTGTTAGACCGCTTAGGGAAAGGCTCTTTCGCAAAACTCAAAGAAAAAGTCAGAGAAAAACTTTTTATCATCGCAAATGCAATCATCGCACTAGCAGCAAAACGCGAATTGCTTGATGGCGTGGTTTTTGATACAGCAAAGGAGGAAATTTTAATTTTCCAAAATCAAAGCGGATTCCATTATACAGAAGACCAAACGCAAGCAATTACAGAGATTTTTAAGGATTTAAGCTCGGGACGTGTAATGGATAGATTGCTAAGCGGAGATGTGGGATTTGGCAAAACAGAAGTGGCAATGAATGCGATGTTTGCAGCATTTTTGAGTGGTTATCAGTCTGCCATCATTGCCCCAACAACTTTATTGACATATCAACATTTCAATACTCTGCAAGAACGTTTTGCGCCTTTTGGGTTGAAATTAGCCCGCCTAGACCGCTATGTTAGCGCAAAAGACAAAAAGAATATTTTGGCTAGTCTTAAAAAGGGCGATTTAAATGCAGTCGTTGGCACACATGCGCTTTTTAATGTAGAGTTTAAGAATCTAGCCTTGATTATCATAGATGAGGAGCATAAATTTGGAGTGAAACAAAAAGAAAAGATTAAAGAACTAAGCCAAAATATTCATTTGCTTTCTATGTCTGCCACTCCGATTCCAAGAACGCTTAATATGGCACTTTCTCGCATTAAAGGTTTGAGTGAGTTAAAAACTCCCCCAAGTGAGAGGCAGGCTACACGCACTTTTGTGAAAGCCTATGATGAGATTTTGTTAAAAGAAGTCATCTTGCGTGAGATTCGCAGAGGTGGGCAAATCTTTTATATTCACAACAATATTGCCACAATGGCACAAAAAAAAGAGGAACTTTTAAGTATTTTGCCGCAATTAAAGCTTGCGATTCTGCATTCGCAAATCCCCTCTTCGCAAGCAGAAGACATTGTGCTAGATTTTGCCAAAGGCGCGTATCATCTTTTGCTTTGCACAAGCATTGTAGAATCAGGGATTCATCTGCCCAATGCGAATACGATTTTAGTAGATGGTGCAGATTGTTTTGGAATCGCAGATTTGCATCAATTACGCGGACGCGTAGGGCGAAGTAATAAAGGGGGATTTTGTTATCTTTTGGTAGAGGATTTTGAAAGCATTACTGCAGATGCCAAAAAACGTCTTTTGGCATTAGAGAAAAACTCATTTTTAGGCAGTGGAGGGGCATTAGCCTATCACGATTTGGAGATTCGTGGGGGAGGCAATCTAGTGGGCGAAGCACAAAGCGGACATATCAAAAATATAGGCTATTCTCTATATTTGCGTTTGCTTGAGGAGGCGATTTTTACTTTGAGTGGAGATGTGCAACAAAAACAAAACCCCATTGATGTGAAACTTAGCGTTACGGCATTTTTAAATCCCGAATTGATAGAATCGGAGCGGTTGCGTTTGGAGATTTATCGGAGGCTTTCTAAGAGTGAAGACGAAAATGCTGTGTTTTTAATTGAAGGAGAGATTGAGGAGCGATTTGGGAGATTAGATGTCTATACAAGGCAATTTTTGGACTTAATTCGTATTAAAATTATTGCACGGAATTGTGGAATCTCAAGTATTTTGAATTATCAACAAAACATTTCTTTTGTGGATTTAAAGGGTGAGAAATTGATGATTAAAGCCGCAAGCAAAGATGAAGACGATTTATTAACAGCAGTTTTTACTCATTTAGAAAGTTTAAAGTCAAAACAATTACAGAATAAAAGTAAAGAATCTTAA
- a CDS encoding LbetaH domain-containing protein, translating into MFKTINAKNNIIYHFKPLESILQNSKIHFVGSGNILFLSAKSCLKNTNINFGGKNALVFIGDSTMTADSIDVQHESVCFIGSNNYFNPASRRGFAATERKNIIVGSNSLISYSIWFRTADPHLIYDKDSNLRLNPSKSIYLGDHIWVGQEVGFLKGCFIASGSV; encoded by the coding sequence ATGTTTAAAACAATAAACGCAAAAAATAATATAATCTATCATTTTAAGCCACTAGAAAGCATTTTGCAAAATTCCAAAATTCACTTTGTCGGAAGTGGGAATATTTTGTTTTTAAGTGCAAAAAGTTGTTTGAAAAATACGAATATCAATTTTGGAGGTAAGAATGCTTTGGTATTTATTGGCGATTCTACAATGACTGCGGATTCTATTGATGTGCAACATGAGAGTGTATGCTTCATAGGGAGTAATAATTACTTTAACCCCGCTTCAAGGAGGGGCTTTGCAGCAACAGAGCGTAAAAATATTATTGTAGGTAGCAATAGTTTAATTTCTTATTCTATTTGGTTTAGGACGGCTGACCCTCATTTGATTTATGATAAGGATTCTAATTTACGCCTTAATCCTAGCAAAAGCATTTATCTAGGCGACCATATTTGGGTGGGGCAAGAAGTGGGATTCTTAAAAGGTTGCTTTATTGCTTCGGGTTCTGTCA
- the lptE gene encoding LPS assembly lipoprotein LptE has product MFGIFKITFSIGFLLLFSACGYQPIAHKAQKAVGDKVYVEVKINARDPQNSVALKDEISKAIFERLHANVSNKEDSTAIIEVQLQRVAFSSLAENRTGFSTFYRCEVTVEFKYTNTLTQATRQFSKKGYYNFSLNDTSVITDSIRLEAINQALLQAIDGFVSQVGIEVQ; this is encoded by the coding sequence ATGTTTGGAATCTTTAAAATTACTTTTTCTATCGGATTTTTGCTACTATTTAGTGCGTGCGGTTATCAGCCCATTGCACATAAGGCTCAAAAGGCAGTGGGAGATAAAGTTTATGTAGAAGTTAAAATCAATGCGCGCGACCCACAAAATAGTGTAGCCTTAAAAGATGAAATCTCAAAGGCAATTTTTGAACGTTTGCACGCAAATGTATCCAATAAGGAGGATTCTACCGCTATCATTGAGGTGCAGCTGCAAAGAGTGGCGTTTAGTTCTCTTGCGGAAAATCGCACGGGATTTTCTACTTTTTATCGCTGCGAAGTAACGGTGGAATTTAAATATACCAATACCTTAACACAAGCAACGCGTCAATTTTCAAAAAAGGGTTATTACAATTTTTCACTGAACGATACTTCCGTGATTACAGATTCTATTCGTCTTGAGGCAATCAATCAAGCACTCTTGCAAGCAATTGATGGTTTTGTTTCTCAAGTGGGAATTGAAGTGCAATAA
- a CDS encoding bactofilin family protein: protein MAIFANNDKQISGNSGNTSIIAQGTKIKGDVISECNLHVDGTLEGNIIAKTNVAIGKNGSVNGSINSEHLVVSGKLMGNCECNIVEILPQGRIDGSITAKELIIEKTGEFVGQSVVYKNNECTNGFDKINKMGLDKSKVAPFSLKKSEDGGESK, encoded by the coding sequence ATGGCAATCTTTGCTAACAATGATAAACAAATTAGTGGAAATTCAGGCAACACCAGCATTATCGCACAAGGAACAAAAATAAAAGGTGATGTGATTAGTGAGTGTAATTTACATGTTGATGGGACTTTAGAAGGTAACATTATCGCTAAAACAAATGTTGCAATTGGTAAAAATGGTAGCGTCAATGGTAGTATTAATTCCGAACATTTGGTGGTGAGTGGAAAATTAATGGGAAATTGCGAATGCAATATTGTAGAGATTTTACCACAAGGCAGAATTGATGGTAGTATTACCGCTAAAGAATTGATTATTGAAAAAACAGGTGAATTTGTTGGACAAAGCGTTGTGTATAAAAACAATGAATGCACCAATGGGTTTGATAAAATCAATAAAATGGGTTTAGATAAATCAAAAGTGGCTCCCTTTAGTCTAAAAAAATCAGAGGATGGCGGTGAGTCAAAGTAG
- a CDS encoding bifunctional folylpolyglutamate synthase/dihydrofolate synthase — translation MNLNAHNETQLERFLDEKGLEYAPFDPARAPKILQQLNIVSLPTQTIIQVIGTNGKGSTGRFLSLILHKIGFNVGHFSSPHLLSLEERFWKNGANLSREVLNEAFLALDSTAELQLEKASYFEVLTFLALEVFKNCDILVLEAGLGGEFDSTTTCVQAELSLFTSIGLDHQEFLGDTLEKIATTKLKAMSKRAILGFQSENAEEIISIAQEIAKEKNAKLEILKEIPDEISQWIARKDYPYYQAQNLTLAYYGLLALKEILEQKQEFSQNVLANFSLECLKILPSLDLQGRLQRLAPNLYLDVAHNVNAAQALVKQFKNHYFSQNKCVLIYNSYFDKNPRAVLSALAPIIKRVEILEIANMRMIAKAQLEKILQELKIEFKDFKMMNLNPEENYLVCGSFSVVAEFLTHFSKTKR, via the coding sequence ATGAATCTTAACGCACACAATGAGACGCAATTAGAAAGATTTTTAGATGAAAAGGGATTAGAATATGCTCCTTTTGACCCCGCACGTGCTCCCAAAATTTTACAACAATTAAACATTGTGTCTTTGCCTACACAAACAATTATTCAAGTAATTGGCACAAATGGCAAGGGGAGCACAGGAAGGTTTTTGAGTTTAATATTGCATAAAATTGGATTTAATGTCGGGCATTTTAGTTCCCCGCATTTGTTGTCTCTTGAGGAGAGATTTTGGAAAAATGGGGCAAATCTTTCAAGAGAGGTTTTGAATGAAGCATTTTTGGCATTGGATTCCACCGCAGAATTGCAATTAGAAAAAGCAAGCTATTTTGAAGTTTTAACTTTCTTGGCTTTGGAGGTTTTCAAAAATTGCGATATTTTGGTGCTTGAAGCAGGGCTTGGGGGTGAATTTGATTCTACAACGACTTGTGTGCAAGCAGAATTATCGCTTTTTACGAGCATTGGTTTAGACCATCAAGAGTTTTTGGGGGATACTTTAGAAAAAATCGCAACCACCAAATTAAAAGCAATGTCCAAAAGAGCAATTTTGGGATTCCAAAGCGAAAATGCAGAGGAAATTATAAGCATTGCACAAGAAATCGCCAAAGAAAAAAATGCAAAATTAGAAATCCTTAAAGAAATTCCTGATGAGATTTCTCAATGGATTGCAAGGAAAGATTACCCCTATTATCAAGCGCAAAATTTGACTTTGGCTTATTATGGCTTATTGGCTTTGAAAGAAATCTTAGAACAAAAGCAAGAATTTTCACAAAATGTTTTAGCAAATTTTTCGCTAGAGTGCTTAAAGATTCTGCCTTCATTGGATTTGCAAGGGCGTTTGCAAAGGCTTGCACCCAATCTTTATTTAGATGTTGCACATAATGTCAATGCGGCACAAGCGTTAGTAAAGCAATTTAAAAATCATTATTTTAGCCAAAATAAATGTGTTTTAATTTATAATTCATACTTTGATAAAAATCCTCGCGCAGTTTTGAGTGCGTTAGCACCGATAATTAAACGTGTAGAGATATTAGAAATTGCCAATATGCGAATGATTGCAAAGGCTCAATTAGAAAAGATTTTACAAGAATTAAAGATAGAATTTAAAGATTTTAAAATGATGAATCTTAATCCAGAAGAAAATTATTTAGTATGCGGTTCATTTAGTGTTGTCGCAGAGTTTTTGACACATTTTTCAAAAACAAAAAGATAG